Part of the Lucilia cuprina isolate Lc7/37 chromosome 5, ASM2204524v1, whole genome shotgun sequence genome is shown below.
NNNNNNNNNNNNNNNNNNNNNNNNNNNNNNNNNNNNNNNNNNNNNNNNNNNNNNNNNNNNNNNNNNNNNNNNNNNNNNNNNNNNNNNNNNNNNNatctatctatctatctatctatctatctatctatctatctatatatatatatctatctatctatctatctatctatctatctatctatctatctatctatctatctatatatctatctatatatctttgtatctatgtatctatctatctgtctgtctgtgtgtctgtctgtctatctatctatctatctatctatctatctatctatctatctatctatctatctatctatctatctatctatctatctatctaactatctatctgaATATATATTGAACTTTAACATTTACCTTTCCAATTTTTCcactaaacttttttctttttatttctcattttatttcactttaagatgaaatagtttttagtatttacttttaaaaaatattactcacCTCCTGATGCAATATAAAAACCACTTGGTGAATATTTGGCAACATTAACAGCACATGAATGTTCCGTATAGACATCAGCAATAGCGGGattctagaaaaaaatatgaaacaagagaaaaattaattaaatgataatgttaattaatagaaaaacattatttatagtttattgaTAAATGTagcaaatatatgtaaaaacaaacaaaaaagcaaaaaactagtttttttcaAGAAGGGAGAAAAACGGATAGATAAAAAGACATGGTTGACCGATATAGAGTTTTAGCGATTTCATATAATTTAGCAACTATTACATTTCAGCTTTTATGTGTTATTTCTATTGCATTAGAGCTgagttaaatatacaaatttgaaagaattaaaattttagtatatttcctcaaaaaaaatttggatacatattcgattttttttataatttttatgattttactaGATTTTTCTTTGGCCAAAATGTCTAAACGgcttatttttttgtgtaaattaaaaatttgtttacatatttaacGGTTAAATTGATTTGGgacaaatgtttattaaaaacaaatgaagAGGAGGAgaaaaacaaacagcaacaagaaGGCGTAGGTGTCTACGAAATCTATATagaaacagacagacggacgatgGACAGACGCATGGATATGTATATAGACAAgtgaacacacacacacacacacaataaattaatgaatctttttagaaacaaacaaaataaataaatgaaaaatagaacacaaatgttgaaaattatgaaaaagaaaaaaatttatatacctacaatttatataaaaaagacaacaacaaatgcagttgttataaaattataattaaaaaaaaatatttttaaaaattgcaaaattatttattacaaaattttaagtttttttttaaagaaaaacaaacttacCTCTATATTACGTATAATAACCGAATTACCATTGGTATACAGGAAATTTTTACCCTTAGGATCGGAACCCAAAACAATAGGTTGGCCACGTTGAGTGCGAGGTAAAGTGGCATAAATAAACTCTAAAACAaagtaaagagaaaaaaattagtttattacaacaaataacggaagtttgagttaaaattgtaaaaaaaaaaatgataaaagaaaacaaagtgaAAGGGGAGAAAGAGAAatgtttaaacttaattatCAATTAACagcgaaaaaaaactaaagattttgttgctttattactctttaacaaaaattaacataaaaacaatCCCAGTTGTGTTTCTTTTGTTGAAATCTGAAACAATGTTTatacaaacaaatgtaaatattagaAGCTACTGGGTGCGGTTACAGGTTAAAAGTGTAGAGAGGGGTAACttggtgaaaaaaattaaagtaatgaATAGTTTTTTTGTGAGGAAAAAAAATGCCGGCTATCAGCTAAAAGCAGCAGCAGAAATAAAAACTGCACAATTTTTTGTACGCCGGCAGAgaagtttctcaaaaaaaaaaaatacaacaactttcCCATAAGAACTAGAATGCCCACAAAAATATACATGTTTGTGTGTCAATCACAATGCTGACAAAAGAACTTTAACGGCGACTGCTCTGCCTGTCACTAACAAAGCAGAGATAATTTGCAAATGTaccagaaaaaaaatacaagtaaaaattatacactcacgaaaaatatttctatttatggccatttctaaaacaaactaaacacaaaatctctttttaaagttttaaaatgttttgctatttacatttttaaatgactaatacataaaacaaaaactattcttTTTACATcaagataaaaataaaccaatttttttcCTTACTATTTTCATAGgctggttgttgttgctgcgcCATGTTTAACTACTTTTCTTTTagcaaaatgtactttttctttttgttaaatataaaaaaatgtttttgtataaaattatttaataaaaataaattatgtaaaaaatatatatattttgcttttttaatttattataaacacttttttacttaaaaaaacactCCACTAAATTTATACACTTTAACGTCTCGCCGCCGACTGaagataaaatataattttttttctgtttctgtattttttccttttttgctaCGTTTAATTCGCCGCATTTAGATGACCATATAAGGTggtaaataaatgcaaaaaggtTGGCAATGCATTATATCAAAACATACGAAACACTTCCGATATAAAACAGCTGTTCGATTGAGGGAAGAAATTAATAAacgttaaaaattaattttgtacaagaaattaatcaaaaaataaataaaataaatataaattaaaatatttgacttaGTAAggcatttttttaagaatttctacctaaaaaatacatattaattagtCTTTCAAAGAAGAATGTGTTCCATGGAAACATCTTTAAAGTAAAGCATTttcctttataaatatttaaatttacaatattctACAGAAACGTGTAATAcaactcttttctatagaaatttgtttaaaatatacaattttctatagaatttattCTAAAGAAGTCGTGTTTCTATAGCAAAGGgtccaaaaaaaaacacttttgttaaatatttaatttcaattaattaatttatcatttaaattaaactttttaatagttccttttttactaaaaattattgttttgtaataaattttaattaagaaacttttttaaataaaaataaaaattatgttaaaaaatacaattgttcaataaaaatttgcaattttaaaataaaactaaattttccttaaaaactaaaaattgcattaatcaaatcttttataacaaatactatttttttaattataaacgaaaaaaaaataacattttttaatttaactgttTCCCTTTAGTATTTACATATGGcaacacaaaaaattttttccttcCAAACACTTCCTATACTTTTTACAGCTGTTCAACCAGctgtcaaaattattttgtttacattttttctacTGCAAATAAACTTATTTGCAATTATTCttattaatcaaaattataataaaatttcaccATGCTCCAGCcagcaaaattaaaatttaccaatCCTCTCTACGGACAACTAATAGTTGGACCTCCCGGCAGTGGTAAAACCACCTATTGtcaaaatgcttttaaattCTATCAAGAGCTAGGACGCAATGTTGGCATTGTCAATCTAGATCCGGCAAATGAAAATATGGAATACACGGCCAATCTAGATGTCATGGAATTAATAACTGTACAGGATGTTATGGACAATATGCACTTGGGGCCCAATGGTGCCCTAATGTATTGTGCAGAATTTTTGGAGGAACATTTAGATGACTGGCTATTGCCAAATTTACGAAAACAATCCGCCACCTGTAATTATTTCTTCTTTGACTGTCCCGGTCAGGTGGAATTATATACACATCATGCTTCTATGTCAAAAATATTCGAAAGATTAGAAAAAGAAGGTTACCATTTGGTCACTATTAATCTAATAGATTCTCATTATTGTTCTGAGCCGGCTAAATTTGTTTCCACTCTTTTGCTGGCCTTAAATATGATGCTGCGCATGGGATTGCCTCATGTCAATGTTCTATCAAAGGCCGATTTGCTGAAGAAACATGAagataaattacattttaatttggaTTTCTATACAGATGTTTTGGATTTGAAATATCTACTGGAAGCTTTGGATGATACAGTggctttaaagaaatataagaaaCTAAATGCAGCCATTTGTTCTATGGTGGAAGATTATGCCTTGGTGTCTTTTCAATTATTGGATTCACGTAACACCCAAAGTATGCTGCGCTTGCGCAATCACATAGACAAGGCTAATGGTTATATTTATAAGGCGGGTGAGGAACAAAGTGTTAATGCTTTAATGGCCTGTGCAGTGGGTGCGGAATCAGAGGCTTCGCGGCAATCTAAAGATATAGATCCTTATGTGTagtttaagaaataaatgagatttttgtaaaaagaaaaccaTTGTGCGTATTTTGTTAAGTTTCtaacgaaaaatttaaatgtcttaagaactagaacaaaactagaacagaactagaacagaactagaacagaactagaactagaacagaactagaactagaacaagaacagaactagaacagaactagaacagaactagaacagaactagaacagaactagaacagaactagaagagaaatagaacagaactagaacagaactagaacagaaNNNNNNNNNNNNNNNNNNNNNNNNNNNNNNNNNNNNNNNNNNNNNNNNNNNNNNNNNNNNNNNNNNNNNNNNNNNNNNNNNNNNNNNNNNNNNNNNNNNNgatagatagatagatagatagatagatagatagataaatagatagatagatagatagatagatagatagatagatagatagatagatagatagatagacagatagataaatagatagatagatagacagatagataaataaatagataaatagatagataaataaatagatagataaatggatAGATAAATAACATAGTTATGgacttatttataataaaagaatAACTTCTAACTAAGGCCTTTAGTGTTTAattgttccagttcagttctgttataattctattttaattttagttcagttctttttctaattttttaaaaaaatgcataattaACAATCAGAAAATCATTCGACTCAATATTCTCGCTATTGAATTAATACATATAGAAGTGGACGTGTTTCAAATCAGAAATAAGTAacatatttctttaagaaaacttgtattcaaattttctacaaaatccCCTTAACAATTCGACATGTTATCATCGTAATACTTTTATTAAGCATAAAACttctttgaaattaaaatataaatatttctatagataacaaaataattcattcaatatatttgattaaaaaatgagTTATTATTTACCTAACGTTATCACAACATATGATTCATTAATAATAGTAACAAAAGAAAAAGCGAGTCCCATTTTTAAACAAGAAACtgttatagttttaatttactttaatagaaaagaaaaattgcattaattttCTTCTTGCAAACATTTTCTGGTTTCCccctttttcttattattaaccAGAAAAACAAATTCACTACCAAAATAAGTTGAATTTCTAAAATTACcaaattaactgttattttaaCCTCATTTGTaatgaaagtttaaaaatatgagACATGACTCATTCCCTTTCGGCATCTCCCATTGCTATGAATGAAGTTAAGCTGTGTTTTGTGAAAAAGTGACTAAATCttgaatgttttgttttatttccgcatttaatataataatgttaaaagtaTTATGaggctttttgttttaaatgttactGCAGCTAGGCAACCTATAATTATGTATATGACCAACGATGTGTGAAGAAAGTAGTCATGTAGTATACAATCTCTGGTATAGAGACATTATGAatggtatataatatatatgtaatagaaattatagaatgtttttctttattttaagaaaaaaattgttttcctattagaaaaaaagaaatactaaaTGCTAttcgttttatattttagaTCAATCGGGTAAAATTCGTATTTGGGATACGGTTAATAAGGAGCATATATTGAAAAATGAATTTCAACCTATTGGTGGACCCATTAAGGATATTGCCTGGTCTCCCGACAATCAACGTATTGTTGTTGTAGGCGAAGGACGTGAACGTTTTGGTCATGTTTTTATGACTGAAACCGGTACCTCTGTGGGTGAAATCAGTGGACAATCTAAACCCATTAATTCATGTGATTTTAGACCCGCTAGACCTTTCCGTATAGTAACAGGCAGTGAGGACAATACCATTGGCATTTTCGAGGGTCCACCCTTCAAATTCAAAATGACCAAACAAGAACACTCACGTTTCGTACAAGCCGTACGTTATTCACCCGATGGCAAATACTTTGCCTCAGCTGGTTTTGATGGTAAAGTTTTTATGTATGATGGAGCCACTTCGGAATTGATAGGTGAATTTGGTAGCCCTGCTCATAAGGGTGGTGTCTATGCTGTGGCATGGAAACCCGATGGTACCCAATTGTTAACCTGTTCCGGTGATAAGACTTGCCGTCTGTGGAATGTTGAGACTAGAGAATTGATCTCAGAATTTGTTATGGGCACCACGGTAGATGATCAACAGGTGTCTTGTTTGTGGCAGGGAGAACATTTATTAACTGTTTCGTTGTCCGGTAATATTAGCTACTTGGATGTTAATGATCCTTCCAAACCATTGCGTGTCATTAAGGGACATAATAAACCTATAACGGTTTTGGGTTTAAGTGATGATCGTAGCACTATTTATACTGGCAGTCATGATGGTGTTGTTACTAGCTGGAATTCTGGAAGTGGTGTTAATGATCGTGTACAAGGTGCAGGACATGGCAATCAAgtatgtaaagatttttttcaaaataaaaaggaacttgtcatttaattattgttttcttttagatGAACGGCATTGCTGCTTGGGGTGATTTTGTCTACACCTGCGGCATTGATGATAGTTTACGTCAATTTAGCATTGAATCCAATGCTTTCACCGACTATGTAGTCAAACTAAATTGCCAACCTCGTGGTTTGGCTATACTACGCAACGAAAACATTATTGCCTTGGCCTGTGTCAAGGAAATCACTTTGGTACAAGATCAAAAGAAAGTCTTCTCTTTACCCATTAAATATGAAGCCAGCAGTATTACGGCCAATCCTGAAACTCTAGAAATTGCTGTAGGCGGTGATGATCAAAAATTACGTGTTTACTCTCTGAAGGGTACTAGCTTGGAGTTGAAATGTGAATTGGAACATTTGGGTGCTGTTACCGACTGCAGCTACTCACCCGACAATAAGTATTTGGTGGCTTGTGATGCTCACCGTAAAGTGGTATTGTATTCAGTAGAGGAATATAAACCAGCTCATAATAAAGAATGGGGCTTCCATAATGCTAAAGTTAATACAGTGGCCTGGTCACCTAATTCTCTTCTAGTGGCTAGTGGTTCTTTGGATACCACTATTATCATCTGGTCGGTGTCTAATCCAAGTAAACATACCATCATTAAAAGTAAGTTCTtgtgttttataatttctacaaaaaaaaaattaatcatttgTTCGTTTTCTTTTTCCCACTAGACGCTCATCCTCAATCTCAAATTACTCGTTTAGTATGGTTGGACAATAATACTGTGATCTCTACCGGTCAAGATTGTAATACCAAAGTCTGGCATGTTGAAAccatttaattcaaataaatgtgTTTCTTTATGCTCAATTAATTGTATctttaaaacacacacacacacaaaaattattaactacaactactactactattcaTTTTTCTTGGCTTTCTTCGAAAGTTTTCATCTACTGCATTTTATTTGTAACTTTATATTCTCAATTTTGTCCTGTTATCATTACAACTACTTTCACTCCTGCCCTGTTTTACGTTtgcatttgtttataattatttacaaagtatttaaaaagaaaagttcgtatatttttttatttatttcaatttaaactgttttgttataattttatgtttcttttttttaattgtagatGTTTtcaaattgctttaaaaaaacacaattacacACAATTCTTTTCTATTCTAATTCTAACTACGTTTTTGGAAGCGTAAATTTTATatcaagaaacaaaataaaaagaaaaaacatattttgcaataatttttttacaaagtgatatatttaaaacaagaaaacaaatattatgataaaaaggTAATGAttaagtatattattttttaagaatttgtttaatttctcttTGTGTTTTATAGATAAACAAGTTATTCTTCAATCAAGTTTCATATTTAATCAAGATTCTATTCAAGACTcaagatttttaacaaattcaagACTTTTTAACTCATCTAACTCTCTATCATTTAACGCAGttcaaaaactcatttttaatttcatattttcatcTACTAACAATATAAGCAAGTTTTTCACAGGTATGTATGAAATCATctttttttttatctgcctctttaaactaccaaaatttaaatacacCTTAACTGAAACactatctttaaatatttaaaatataatttgtaatgaCTGAATTAGATctatagttaaatatttttgtgatcCAGAAAGcggatttcttttttaaaccgTTAAAGAGTAATTTCATCGATTTGATAGTTTTTGGTGTATTATTAAGGAAAATAAGTCTTTATGATCATGGTAGAACTGCcttgattttttcttaataattggttaacagttttatatgtagttagttttatgaatatttcaaaaactatatAGCTGCAGACTACAGtgtataatatagttttatctaaagactagaatgtatagattaaactagagactcgactatagataagattgtatactataatataaactagactaaagtttGAACTATATACAAAACTAGACTCAAGTCTATGAATGAGGCGACTGCGTATTAGACTATTAACAAATCCTTATacttgtctatatactagactaaaggcaAGATTGCAGATTAGGCTATGTGCAAGACTGTAGTATATACAAAACTTTTGGCTAGACTAGGAATGAGACTGTATACCACACTAAAGGCAAGATTGTAGATTATGTTCAAGACTGGAGGCTatgctatagactggactatattttGTACTGTAGACTATAGGGAAGAATTTAGATTTGTAGACAAGAGTGTCTGCATTGTATGCAAGATTGTCTAGATTGTATGTAAGATTGACTAGACAGTATGCAAGATTAAATAGACCGTATGCAAGATTGGCAAGGCTGTGTGCAAGATTAACTAGACTGTATGAAGGATTGGCTAGACTGTATGcaatattgactagtctgtatGCAAGATTGACTAGACTGTTCGCAAGATTGAATAGACTATATGCAAGATTGACTAGACTGTATGCAATATTGAGTAGACTGTATGCAACATTGACTATACTGTATGCCAGATTGACTAGACTGTATGCTAGATTGACTAGACTGTATGCAAGATTGACTACACTGTATGCAAGATTGAGTAGACTTTATGCAAGATTGAATAAACTGTATAAGATTGACTATACTTACCtacttatttacttattaactaaataacttacttaCTCCTATACTTACTGTCTTACataattacttacttacatacttactgtCTTACTTACTTAAATGcttgcttacttacttacttacttacttactttcttacttacatctaatcttatttttaataacagtaaaaatccgatatttggatgtcaaaactAAAACACATTATCTTAATGACACGCTTATATAAACTTCACTAGTTTTTCACCAAACATTATTTCCAATAGCCCTACTCTGTTTTGCATTTTGATTACGTCTTCGCAGTAAAAGCTAAGTTTTAGTAAGCTCTAACTTTAGTAAAGGACCGGCAAACcgaattgtaaaatataattgcaattcgaataaaatttattttgaaatacattATAGAGGTGACTCACCTTTCAATCAAGTCAAatctttcaacatttttttacaattcaaaCTTTTTCGCAAACTTTTCCACCCTTTAAAAGTACAACACCAtatccatttttttaattccaaacaatttattttcaatattattttgtttttttttttaaattttaaaagaaaacatagtATAAATTTGTCTTTTGTGTGCATTGtggtgtgtgtttgtgtgtatgtagtgtataaaatttgtttttttgtcttaacttaaaaactaaactaaagagtGTAGAAAAAGTGTACAATGTTTATGTGATTCGAGTGAATGGttgcatttttataaacttttaaataaactaaaggcTAGAAATAAACATCTCCGATGgcgaataaaatttgaaataggTTTCCTTCCTTCCTTTAAActttcatcaaaattttgtttttaatctgaagagaatttttttttcatgtatttattaaaatcattgAATTGTTTTGGGAATATTCGTGATAATAACATATTTAGGTCGctttaaaggaaaacaaaattgtttattctTGCAAAGAATTATTAGATGTTGAGAAATAATATCAGTTAAAAGAGAAGAGTTCACGGAGTATTCGTGATTCTAGTCAATTTTGACCCGAGTCggagaagaacaaaaaaagaacaaagcGAAACGTTTCCATTTATGCGCCATAGGagtaaataattaacaaaaaaaaaaaaacatttgtaaataaacataaatcaaCTAGTAATTTAAAACTAAGATAAGCctccaatattttaaatattaaataatagaaaaggaattattaaatataagataataagacaaaatttaagaagaacTATTGTGTTGGGAGAgataaagcttaaaaaaactttgtgagaagttagaaattaaacaaatatagaaaaagactaaagactagactggactatagactagattatagactagactatacactagactgtagactagactatagactaaaccataaactaaactatagactatagattagactatagactagactatagacagactatagaccagactatagaccagactatagacatactataaactagactatagacatactatagactagactatagactagactatagacttgactacaaactagactaaagacttgactatagactaaactagactatagattagactataggctagactatagacttgactgtagactagactatagattttaaactagactataggctagactatagacttgactatatactaaactatagactagattatagattagactatagactagacttaagacttgactatagaatcgacaaaagactagactagactatagacaagactataaactagattatagactatagactagactatagactagactatagactagactatagactagactatagactagactatagactagactatagactagactatagactagactatagaattttaactaaactatagactagactatagacttgactatatagggaaaattgactagactatagaccagaccgtagtctagactttagacgtGAAAATCTTTACTTCCTTCAAACAATAGTCCTTTTTGGggaaagtttaaaagtttttttttttaacaaagggatgactttttttcaaatatatcacAGTTGGGACTAGACATTGGGTTGGTATTTTAAAAGTAACATATTGGTGGTGGTATTTAGCTAAATTGTTTTCCCAAAAGAAAaccttaattatattttaaaaagtccATAATCTTAAGTATTCAAATTAGGACTTAAGCTCGCTTCTACATTATTAGTATTCGTTGTAAGATCGTTAGGATTATGTGgggatgttgttgttgtattgttgttgaTGGGTACGGGAGAAGATTTCGTGGTTTCGTGTGAAGGACTACATTGTGTATTATTTAAAAGTGCAGAGGAGGTGGAGGTTGCAGAGCTTAAATTATGACTAAATTCTTTAGGGGGTAAAGAAGCCACTGAACAGTTTGGTGATGATTGTTCGttggtttgttgttgctgttgctgctgttgagcTGCTGCCGCTGCTAAATGAAACTGATTGGGCATAAACATTTGATAGGC
Proteins encoded:
- the LOC124420178 gene encoding actin-interacting protein 1-like, encoding MAQQQQPAYENKFIYATLPRTQRGQPIVLGSDPKGKNFLYTNGNSVIIRNIENPAIADVYTEHSCAVNVAKYSPSGFYIASGGE
- the LOC111682744 gene encoding GPN-loop GTPase 2, with the protein product MLQPAKLKFTNPLYGQLIVGPPGSGKTTYCQNAFKFYQELGRNVGIVNLDPANENMEYTANLDVMELITVQDVMDNMHLGPNGALMYCAEFLEEHLDDWLLPNLRKQSATCNYFFFDCPGQVELYTHHASMSKIFERLEKEGYHLVTINLIDSHYCSEPAKFVSTLLLALNMMLRMGLPHVNVLSKADLLKKHEDKLHFNLDFYTDVLDLKYLLEALDDTVALKKYKKLNAAICSMVEDYALVSFQLLDSRNTQSMLRLRNHIDKANGYIYKAGEEQSVNALMACAVGAESEASRQSKDIDPYV
- the LOC111682729 gene encoding actin-interacting protein 1, encoding MTETGTSVGEISGQSKPINSCDFRPARPFRIVTGSEDNTIGIFEGPPFKFKMTKQEHSRFVQAVRYSPDGKYFASAGFDGKVFMYDGATSELIGEFGSPAHKGGVYAVAWKPDGTQLLTCSGDKTCRLWNVETRELISEFVMGTTVDDQQVSCLWQGEHLLTVSLSGNISYLDVNDPSKPLRVIKGHNKPITVLGLSDDRSTIYTGSHDGVVTSWNSGSGVNDRVQGAGHGNQMNGIAAWGDFVYTCGIDDSLRQFSIESNAFTDYVVKLNCQPRGLAILRNENIIALACVKEITLVQDQKKVFSLPIKYEASSITANPETLEIAVGGDDQKLRVYSLKGTSLELKCELEHLGAVTDCSYSPDNKYLVACDAHRKVVLYSVEEYKPAHNKEWGFHNAKVNTVAWSPNSLLVASGSLDTTIIIWSVSNPSKHTIIKNAHPQSQITRLVWLDNNTVISTGQDCNTKVWHVETI